The following coding sequences are from one Diprion similis isolate iyDipSimi1 chromosome 9, iyDipSimi1.1, whole genome shotgun sequence window:
- the LOC124410482 gene encoding tectonin beta-propeller repeat-containing protein isoform X4 has translation MPSSYLYAINNEGRVFGLSTSGNMWREFMYLGLEFKQLSAVPHFMWAIGGDRQVYVHVHGLDIPIRIKEETYENERWLPLEGFSGRLLPTDRYNFSSQDGTVDRSRDKVKLPSMAWQWEGDWHIETTLDGQPLDHDGWTYAVDFPATYSTNKQWKSCVRRRKWVRYRRYSAMNSWCAIAPLHKDATKEPFIDVAVGGNQILGGHSGSMVVWAVTAHGRIMFRVGVSTTSPEGQRWSAIKTSNGYEAIQVSVGPTGLAWIILTNGKALVRTGVCRENLMGDGWAEVEPPNDKLRLTQVGVGIDSVWAITNDGSVWFRKGVNGQSSMLCEQMATGTGWVDMLSKMALVSVSPGDQVWAIGHDDRCLYYRTGIRGTDRTGKKWRMINAPLQLSRASSNASLSSSNRHSLCGTPQQQRHQSWGSLTRPHSTGDGAALIRDWEEQSRSAPTPTSLKLLQRTSDGTSTNNLQQTSSQESYLNENKNRSSNSVNTNDLTEASVANITISNESLTKGGESIVVSGKGMSNTVKVNPAAWSPVHSVGSMVGVEAHPETDGSVFDPDLTGDSGVYGEDESTAAMYWAEYDVLWCKIEAGACFIDQANPPKWMIEGDGTACGELTEPWREHILCNLKKRLKDLDANTLSYEKAIEMSSSVKNGDARCQLKGSKAYEDCVLELEWISNTSGYVDSGTLTILNTDGATTMLQFPISEIVCVVCCSEPGNPRLAIHTPNLTRSKILRLQFASDTEMEDWMDNLTTVSCQINNLHGKPGPNSIWVTTGLGDVFVYDTGMAEASQLVDGVYTQELHTSGNQLPFESILHNGFGPGSSLHMSVCLYDDADRLAINLVCYTTTTMKQQKAAEGHDIALHFNPRLNEDVIVRNTYQSGQWGDEERVGESPLKAGSDYTLKFVCEQRGYRIFINDVEYTFYSHRIPPENITHLRIKGLMTLSSVCYKTTSVIIEPIKIFWRQMGGHLRRVETCSVGVTWGIGYDNTAYVYTGGWGGNFLKGLRSNNTGINSMVDTHNYFVYENQRWNPVTGYTSHGLPTDRYMWSDVTGRHKRTREHTKTLSMHWQWVSDWIIDFHTPGGVDRDGWQYAMDFPAQYHGRKQFTDYVRRRRWFRRCQLKTSGPWQELGNTKIVDVSLYMALIVYIRV, from the exons ATGCCGAGTTCGTACTTATACGCCATTAACAATGAGGGAAGAGTATTCGGACTTTCGACATCAGGCAACATGTGGAGAGAATTCATGTACTTGGGACTGGAGTTTAAACAACTCTCTGCAGTGCCTCATTTCATGTGGGCCATTGGGGGTGATCGTCAAGTTTACGTCCACGTACATGGACTAGATATACCCATACGCATCAAGGAAGAAACCTATGAAAACGAA CGTTGGCTACCCTTGGAAGGTTTCAGTGGGCGACTTTTACCAACAGATAGATACAACTTTTCAAGTCAAGATGGTACGGTTGATCGTAGTCGCGATAAAGTTAAGCTTCCATCTATGGCATGGCAGTGGGAAGGCGATTGGCACATTGAAACAACGCTCGATGGTCAGCCATTAGATCATGAT GGCTGGACTTACGCAGTGGACTTTCCAGCAACTTATTCGACAAATAAACAGTGGAAATCATGCGTCAGAAGGCGGAAATGGGTTCGATATCGGAGGTACAGTGCAATGAACTCGTGGTGCGCTATAGCACCTCTGCACAAAGATGCTACTAAG GAGCCTTTCATAGATGTGGCTGTCGGTGGAAATCAGATTCTTGGTGGGCATTCGGGAAGCATGGTAGTTTGGGCAGTCACGGCCCATGGTAGG ATAATGTTCAGAGTCGGAGTAAGCACAACATCACCAGAAGGACAAAGGTGGAGTGCCATCAAGACGTCCAATGGCTACGAGGCTATTCAAGTCAGTGTTGGACCGACTGGACTTGCTTGGATCATACTAACGAATGGAAAGGCACTCGTCCGCACTGGAGTGTGCAGAGAAAATCTTATGG GTGATGGCTGGGCAGAGGTAGAACCGCCAAATGATAAACTCCGCCTAACTCAAGTTGGAGTTGGCATAGATTCCGTGTGGGCTATTACTAATGACGGTAGTGTTTGGTTCAGAAAAGGTGTTAATGGCCAGTCGAGTATGTTGTGTGAACAGATGGCTACAGGAACTGGATGGGTTGATATGCTAAGTAAAATGGCTCTAGTTTCAGTTTCACCGGGTGATCAG GTATGGGCGATAGGTCATGACGATCGCTGTTTATATTACCGAACTGGAATCCGGGGGACAGATCGaactggaaaaaaatggaGGATGATTAACGCACCTCTCCAGCTTAGCAGGGCAAGCAGTAATGCTAGCCTTTCATCTAGTAATCGTCATAGTCTTTGTGGTACTCCACAGCAACAGCGGCACCAAAGTTGGGGCTCCTTG ACTCGGCCACACAGTACTGGGGATGGAGCGGCACTGATCAGGGATTGGGAAGAACAATCTAGATCCGCACCTACCCCCACATCTTTGAAATTGTTGCAACGCACAAGCGATGGTACTTCCACAAACAATTTGCAACAGACCTCATCCCAGGAATCTTATcttaatgagaataaaaatag ATCATCAAATTCAGTGAATACGAATGACTTGACTGAAGCTAGTGTTGCCAATATAACAATATCCAACGAGTCATTAACCAAAGGTGGAGAATCCATCGTCGTTTCTGGGAAAGGAATGAGCAATACCGTTAAG GTAAATCCGGCTGCATGGAGCCCGGTTCATTCGGTAGGATCTATGGTTGGTGTTGAAGCACATCCCGAAACAGACGGCAGTGTATTTGATCCTGATTTAACTGGAGATTCCGGTGTTTATGGAGAAGATGAAAGTACAGCTGCGATGTATTGGGCTGAATATGACGTTTTATGGTGCAAGATCGAAGCTGGTGCCTGTTTCATTGATCAGGCTAACCCTCCAAAGTG GATGATAGAGGGTGATGGCACTGCTTGTGGTGAACTAACTGAACCATGGAGGGAGCATATTCTTTGCAATCTTAAGAAGCGATTAAAAGACTTGGACGCGAATACCTTATCGTATGAAAAAGCAATTGAAAT GTCATCCTCTGTGAAAAATGGTGATGCACGATGTCAATTGAAAGGCAGCAAAGCATATGAAGACTGTGTTCTTGAACTAGAATGGATTAGCAATACAAGTGGTTACGTAGATTCTGGTACACTTACCATTTTGAATACAGACGGTGCAACTACCAtg TTGCAATTCCCAATATCCGAAATAGTATGCGTAGTCTGCTGCAGCGAGCCAGGAAACCCAAGACTTGCAATACACACTCCTAATTTAACCCGCTCAAAAATCTTAAGACTGCAATTTGCTAGTGATACTGAGATGGAAGATTGGATGGATAATCTTACTACAG TCTCGTGCCAAATAAATAATCTTCATGGAAAGCCGGGTCCAAATTCAATTTGGGTAACTACTGGTCTTGGAGATGTCTTCGTTTATGATACAGGAATGGCTGAG GCTAGCCAATTAGTTGACGGTGTTTATACACAGGAATTACATACATCTGGAAACCAATTACCATTTGAAAGCATTTTACACAATGGATTCGGACCTGGAAGTTCTTTACACATGTCGGTTTGCCTTTATGACGACGCGGACAG ATTGGCAATAAATCTGGTTTGCTATACAACAACGACAATGAAGCAACAAAAAGCAGCTGAAGGTCATGACATAGCTCTGCACTTCAATCCCCGATTAAACGAAGACGTGATTGTGAGAAATACGTATCAGTCCGGTCAATGGGGCGACGAAGAAAGAGTTGGAGAGAGTCCGTTGAAGGCAGGCTCCGATTATACCCTGAAATTCGTCTGTGAGCAAAGGGggtacagaatttttattaatgacGTCGAATATACCTTTTACAGTCACAGAATACCACCAGAGAACATAACGCATCTTCGCATCAAAGGGCTGATGACACTAAGTAGTGTTTGTTACAAAACGACATCT GTAATCATTGagccaataaaaatattttggagaCAAATGGGAGGACATTTGAGGAGGGTGGAAACGTGTAGTGTTGGAGTAACATGGGGAATAGGATACGATAATACAGCGTACGTTTATACAGGAGGCTGGGGTGGAAATTTCTTGAAAG GTTTACGGTCTAACAATACCGGCATCAATTCAATGGTAGATACGCACAACTACTTTGTTTATGAGAATCAACGATGGAATCCTGTTACCGGTTATACATCCCATGGATTACCAACCGATCGATATATGTGGAGTGACGTAACAGGGCGTCACAAGCGAACGCGAGAACACACCAAAACTCTATCAATGCACTGGCAATGG GTATCAGACTGGATAATAGACTTCCATACTCCTGGTGGTGTTGATAGAGATGGTTGGCAATATGCCatggatttccctgcacaatACCACGGTCGTAAACAGTTCACCGATTATGTAAGAAGACGAAGGTGGTTTAGGCGTTGTCAGTTGAAAACTAGCGGACCCTGGCAGGAACTAGGAAATACAAAAATCGTCGACGTCTCGTTATAC ATGGCACTGATAGTTTACATTAGGGTTTAA
- the LOC124410482 gene encoding tectonin beta-propeller repeat-containing protein isoform X1, which yields MPSSYLYAINNEGRVFGLSTSGNMWREFMYLGLEFKQLSAVPHFMWAIGGDRQVYVHVHGLDIPIRIKEETYENERWLPLEGFSGRLLPTDRYNFSSQDGTVDRSRDKVKLPSMAWQWEGDWHIETTLDGQPLDHDGWTYAVDFPATYSTNKQWKSCVRRRKWVRYRRYSAMNSWCAIAPLHKDATKEPFIDVAVGGNQILGGHSGSMVVWAVTAHGRIMFRVGVSTTSPEGQRWSAIKTSNGYEAIQVSVGPTGLAWIILTNGKALVRTGVCRENLMGDGWAEVEPPNDKLRLTQVGVGIDSVWAITNDGSVWFRKGVNGQSSMLCEQMATGTGWVDMLSKMALVSVSPGDQVWAIGHDDRCLYYRTGIRGTDRTGKKWRMINAPLQLSRASSNASLSSSNRHSLCGTPQQQRHQSWGSLTRPHSTGDGAALIRDWEEQSRSAPTPTSLKLLQRTSDGTSTNNLQQTSSQESYLNENKNRSSNSVNTNDLTEASVANITISNESLTKGGESIVVSGKGMSNTVKVNPAAWSPVHSVGSMVGVEAHPETDGSVFDPDLTGDSGVYGEDESTAAMYWAEYDVLWCKIEAGACFIDQANPPKWMIEGDGTACGELTEPWREHILCNLKKRLKDLDANTLSYEKAIEMSSSVKNGDARCQLKGSKAYEDCVLELEWISNTSGYVDSGTLTILNTDGATTMLQFPISEIVCVVCCSEPGNPRLAIHTPNLTRSKILRLQFASDTEMEDWMDNLTTVSCQINNLHGKPGPNSIWVTTGLGDVFVYDTGMAEASQLVDGVYTQELHTSGNQLPFESILHNGFGPGSSLHMSVCLYDDADRLAINLVCYTTTTMKQQKAAEGHDIALHFNPRLNEDVIVRNTYQSGQWGDEERVGESPLKAGSDYTLKFVCEQRGYRIFINDVEYTFYSHRIPPENITHLRIKGLMTLSSVCYKTTSVIIEPIKIFWRQMGGHLRRVETCSVGVTWGIGYDNTAYVYTGGWGGNFLKGLRSNNTGINSMVDTHNYFVYENQRWNPVTGYTSHGLPTDRYMWSDVTGRHKRTREHTKTLSMHWQWVSDWIIDFHTPGGVDRDGWQYAMDFPAQYHGRKQFTDYVRRRRWFRRCQLKTSGPWQELGNTKIVDVSLYTTSKPGDDGFINVWAVAANGEALFRRGVSESCPLGVSWEHIPSDQALIGISCGPEGQVWAVGKNGTSYWRFGISSSKPTGETWQNVEPPSGAQVKQISVGKDVVWALDTTGRLSVRREVTAKIFPEGTYWQTLPAMPNDPIHIATIVENDNIADNFCILYTDTSVPTAKQGFRHISVGREKGQVWAVSGAGIVCRRIGITDENPAGTGWTTGIGANWQYISAGGLVNQVQ from the exons ATGCCGAGTTCGTACTTATACGCCATTAACAATGAGGGAAGAGTATTCGGACTTTCGACATCAGGCAACATGTGGAGAGAATTCATGTACTTGGGACTGGAGTTTAAACAACTCTCTGCAGTGCCTCATTTCATGTGGGCCATTGGGGGTGATCGTCAAGTTTACGTCCACGTACATGGACTAGATATACCCATACGCATCAAGGAAGAAACCTATGAAAACGAA CGTTGGCTACCCTTGGAAGGTTTCAGTGGGCGACTTTTACCAACAGATAGATACAACTTTTCAAGTCAAGATGGTACGGTTGATCGTAGTCGCGATAAAGTTAAGCTTCCATCTATGGCATGGCAGTGGGAAGGCGATTGGCACATTGAAACAACGCTCGATGGTCAGCCATTAGATCATGAT GGCTGGACTTACGCAGTGGACTTTCCAGCAACTTATTCGACAAATAAACAGTGGAAATCATGCGTCAGAAGGCGGAAATGGGTTCGATATCGGAGGTACAGTGCAATGAACTCGTGGTGCGCTATAGCACCTCTGCACAAAGATGCTACTAAG GAGCCTTTCATAGATGTGGCTGTCGGTGGAAATCAGATTCTTGGTGGGCATTCGGGAAGCATGGTAGTTTGGGCAGTCACGGCCCATGGTAGG ATAATGTTCAGAGTCGGAGTAAGCACAACATCACCAGAAGGACAAAGGTGGAGTGCCATCAAGACGTCCAATGGCTACGAGGCTATTCAAGTCAGTGTTGGACCGACTGGACTTGCTTGGATCATACTAACGAATGGAAAGGCACTCGTCCGCACTGGAGTGTGCAGAGAAAATCTTATGG GTGATGGCTGGGCAGAGGTAGAACCGCCAAATGATAAACTCCGCCTAACTCAAGTTGGAGTTGGCATAGATTCCGTGTGGGCTATTACTAATGACGGTAGTGTTTGGTTCAGAAAAGGTGTTAATGGCCAGTCGAGTATGTTGTGTGAACAGATGGCTACAGGAACTGGATGGGTTGATATGCTAAGTAAAATGGCTCTAGTTTCAGTTTCACCGGGTGATCAG GTATGGGCGATAGGTCATGACGATCGCTGTTTATATTACCGAACTGGAATCCGGGGGACAGATCGaactggaaaaaaatggaGGATGATTAACGCACCTCTCCAGCTTAGCAGGGCAAGCAGTAATGCTAGCCTTTCATCTAGTAATCGTCATAGTCTTTGTGGTACTCCACAGCAACAGCGGCACCAAAGTTGGGGCTCCTTG ACTCGGCCACACAGTACTGGGGATGGAGCGGCACTGATCAGGGATTGGGAAGAACAATCTAGATCCGCACCTACCCCCACATCTTTGAAATTGTTGCAACGCACAAGCGATGGTACTTCCACAAACAATTTGCAACAGACCTCATCCCAGGAATCTTATcttaatgagaataaaaatag ATCATCAAATTCAGTGAATACGAATGACTTGACTGAAGCTAGTGTTGCCAATATAACAATATCCAACGAGTCATTAACCAAAGGTGGAGAATCCATCGTCGTTTCTGGGAAAGGAATGAGCAATACCGTTAAG GTAAATCCGGCTGCATGGAGCCCGGTTCATTCGGTAGGATCTATGGTTGGTGTTGAAGCACATCCCGAAACAGACGGCAGTGTATTTGATCCTGATTTAACTGGAGATTCCGGTGTTTATGGAGAAGATGAAAGTACAGCTGCGATGTATTGGGCTGAATATGACGTTTTATGGTGCAAGATCGAAGCTGGTGCCTGTTTCATTGATCAGGCTAACCCTCCAAAGTG GATGATAGAGGGTGATGGCACTGCTTGTGGTGAACTAACTGAACCATGGAGGGAGCATATTCTTTGCAATCTTAAGAAGCGATTAAAAGACTTGGACGCGAATACCTTATCGTATGAAAAAGCAATTGAAAT GTCATCCTCTGTGAAAAATGGTGATGCACGATGTCAATTGAAAGGCAGCAAAGCATATGAAGACTGTGTTCTTGAACTAGAATGGATTAGCAATACAAGTGGTTACGTAGATTCTGGTACACTTACCATTTTGAATACAGACGGTGCAACTACCAtg TTGCAATTCCCAATATCCGAAATAGTATGCGTAGTCTGCTGCAGCGAGCCAGGAAACCCAAGACTTGCAATACACACTCCTAATTTAACCCGCTCAAAAATCTTAAGACTGCAATTTGCTAGTGATACTGAGATGGAAGATTGGATGGATAATCTTACTACAG TCTCGTGCCAAATAAATAATCTTCATGGAAAGCCGGGTCCAAATTCAATTTGGGTAACTACTGGTCTTGGAGATGTCTTCGTTTATGATACAGGAATGGCTGAG GCTAGCCAATTAGTTGACGGTGTTTATACACAGGAATTACATACATCTGGAAACCAATTACCATTTGAAAGCATTTTACACAATGGATTCGGACCTGGAAGTTCTTTACACATGTCGGTTTGCCTTTATGACGACGCGGACAG ATTGGCAATAAATCTGGTTTGCTATACAACAACGACAATGAAGCAACAAAAAGCAGCTGAAGGTCATGACATAGCTCTGCACTTCAATCCCCGATTAAACGAAGACGTGATTGTGAGAAATACGTATCAGTCCGGTCAATGGGGCGACGAAGAAAGAGTTGGAGAGAGTCCGTTGAAGGCAGGCTCCGATTATACCCTGAAATTCGTCTGTGAGCAAAGGGggtacagaatttttattaatgacGTCGAATATACCTTTTACAGTCACAGAATACCACCAGAGAACATAACGCATCTTCGCATCAAAGGGCTGATGACACTAAGTAGTGTTTGTTACAAAACGACATCT GTAATCATTGagccaataaaaatattttggagaCAAATGGGAGGACATTTGAGGAGGGTGGAAACGTGTAGTGTTGGAGTAACATGGGGAATAGGATACGATAATACAGCGTACGTTTATACAGGAGGCTGGGGTGGAAATTTCTTGAAAG GTTTACGGTCTAACAATACCGGCATCAATTCAATGGTAGATACGCACAACTACTTTGTTTATGAGAATCAACGATGGAATCCTGTTACCGGTTATACATCCCATGGATTACCAACCGATCGATATATGTGGAGTGACGTAACAGGGCGTCACAAGCGAACGCGAGAACACACCAAAACTCTATCAATGCACTGGCAATGG GTATCAGACTGGATAATAGACTTCCATACTCCTGGTGGTGTTGATAGAGATGGTTGGCAATATGCCatggatttccctgcacaatACCACGGTCGTAAACAGTTCACCGATTATGTAAGAAGACGAAGGTGGTTTAGGCGTTGTCAGTTGAAAACTAGCGGACCCTGGCAGGAACTAGGAAATACAAAAATCGTCGACGTCTCGTTATAC ACAACAAGTAAACCAGGTGATGACGGTTTCATAAACGTATGGGCTGTTGCTGCTAATGGGGAAGCATTGTTCAGGCGTGGTGTTTCAGAATCGTGCCCATTA GGAGTTTCCTGGGAACATATACCCAGTGATCAGGCACTGATCGGCATTAGCTGCGGTCCAGAGGGTCAAGTTTGGGCTGTTGGTAAAAATGGAACTTCATACTGGAGATTTGGAATAAGTTCATCCAAGCCAACTG GTGAAACGTGGCAAAATGTAGAGCCTCCATCAGGGGCCCAGGTGAAACAGATTTCAGTCGGAAAAGATGTAGTTTGGGCACTGGATACAACCGGCCGATTATCAGTACGTCGggaagttacagcaaaaatttTCCCCGAAGGAACATACTGGCAAACTTTACCAGCCATGCCAAATGATCCAATCCATATCG CAACAATTGTTGAAAACGATAACATAGCAgacaatttttgtatattatatacagatACTTCTGTTCCAACTGCCAAACAAGGATTTCGTCATATATCTGTGGGTAGAGAAAAGGGTCAAGTATGGGCTGTCTCTGGAGCTGGCATTGTTTGTCGGAGAATAGGTATAACTGATGAAAATCCAGCTGGAACCGGATGGACAACTGGTATTGGT GCAAATTGGCAGTACATAAGTGCCGGTGGTCTTGTAAACCAGGTACAATAA